A region of the Mesorhizobium shangrilense genome:
CCTCGTCGCATTTGGATATGTTGTAATGGATAAATGTAGAGAAGTCACATGTCAATTGGAGTGGTTGCATGCGAATAGCCATCGGTGGATTTATCCACGAAACCAATACCTTCGCGCCGGCTCCGACGGTATTCGAGGACTTCGGTGATTGGCTTGGCAACGGAATTCCCGTTGGCAAAGAGATATTCGAGCGCACTCCGAAGACCATAGCGCTGAGAGGCGTAAGCGCGCGGGCCCGAGATGACGGGCATGAGCTTGTCCCGCTGATTCATGCGCCGGCTTCGCCAGCGAACAAGCTCACTGAGGATTGCTTCGAACGCATTTCGGCGATGCTAATCGAGCGGATTGGGGATCCTACGCGCCTCGATGGAGTCATCCTGGATCTTCACGGTGCGATGGTTGCTAAGCATCACTCTGATGCCGACGCGGAGATTCTTCGTCGCGTACGAAGTCATGTCGGTCCGAATGTACCCGTGGTTGCATCCCTCGATCTGCACGGCAACGTAACCCCGGAAATGATCACGATTGCTGACGGTCTGGTCGGCTACCGGACCTATCCACACGTCGACATGTACCAGACAGGCGAACGGGCATACGAACTATTCCTGGCACTAAAGTCGGACGCTCCTCCCAAGGCGCGCGGCTTCAGGAGCATTCCCTTTCTAATGCCGATCCACCGTCAGACCACGATGAATTCCCCCTGCAGCGAGCTTTATGCCAGCCTCGCGCGCCACGAGGCCGAGTGTGGCGACGGTGCGAAGCTCTCCTTCATGATGGGTTTCACGTTAGCTGATGTGAACCAGTGCAGGCCGAGCCTGTATGGCTTTGGAGCCGACCAACAAAAACTCGACCGTGCTCTTGATGCGATGCTCGAGGAGATTCTTGACTGCGAAGCAGAGTTTCACGCAGCCCTCCCGAGCGCTGACGAAGCTGTGGCCGAAGCACTGAGGCAGCCGGAGGGCGTTACTGTTCTCGCCGACGTTCAAGACAATGCGGGCGGAGGCGGGACATCCGACACCATTTGGGTTTTGGAGAGCCTCCTGAAGGCAAAGGCTAAGGACGCCGTGGTTGGGCTTATGTTCGACCCTGAAGCCGCCAAGGCGGCTCACGCTGCAGGCCTTGGAGCTGACATTGAGATACCGCTCGGTGGCAAAGGCATGCCTGGACACGCGCCATTGGTGCGGTCGTTCCGTGTGGCCGGCCTTCACGATGGGGTCTTTCGGCTCAAAGGTCCCATGATGGCGGGCTCCGATCAAAACCTCGGCAAAATGGCCTGGCTCGTCTGCGACGGCGTTGGCGTGGTCGTGACCAGCGTTCGGACTTGGTACGTCGAGCGTGAGAGCTTTGCAATTACTGGCGCGGTGCCCGAAGAGCACCGCATCGTATCGGTCAAAAGCACAAACCACTACCGCGCCGACTTCACGGAACTGTCTTCACGGATCATCGAACTGGGGGCCCCAGGCGCTGTCACGCTCGACCCTTCGAAGCTTTCCTACAAAAACCTGCAGCCCGGAACGCGTTTGTACGGAACCGGCCCGGCATTTCAGCCGGCAAAGGTGTAACGTCATGAAACTAGCAAGAATGGGAGACCATGCCGCAGCGATTGGCGTGGTCGCCGGGATCGCGGCAACGCAGTCGCAAGCCGCGGAGAGGTCGGGCTTTGTGGAACGCGACGGCTATCGGCTCAATTTCAGCGTCGAGGGTGAAGGTGACATCCGTCTGCTCATCATCGGTAGTATTCCCTACTATCAGCGAACTTTCGCACCCGAATTGCGGAAGAAAATGCAAATCGCCTTCATCGACCATCGTGGTTTTGTCGAGGCGCCCGCCGGTCAAACTGTCGATGATGTGAAGCTGGCAAAAGTACTCGGAGATATCGAGGCCTTGCGCACCGAAATCGGCTGGGAAGCGCCCATTGTGTTGGGGCATTCGGGCCACGGATTCATGGCAATCGAATACGCGAAGCTCCACGCTGACAACGTTTCCGGTGTCGTGTTGATGAATCACGGCCCGAGCAATAGCGAAGAAGATCGGGCTGTAACGGAACGTAATTGGTCGGAACTAGTTGCGCCGGCACGCCAGGCCATCGAGGCCGGCCAAATGGCTCAGCTCGGAATGAGAATTGAGAAGAATCCGCAGGATCGCTTCCTCCTCTTCACGCTTGCGATGGGAGCACGAAGCTGGGCCGA
Encoded here:
- a CDS encoding M81 family metallopeptidase — its product is MRIAIGGFIHETNTFAPAPTVFEDFGDWLGNGIPVGKEIFERTPKTIALRGVSARARDDGHELVPLIHAPASPANKLTEDCFERISAMLIERIGDPTRLDGVILDLHGAMVAKHHSDADAEILRRVRSHVGPNVPVVASLDLHGNVTPEMITIADGLVGYRTYPHVDMYQTGERAYELFLALKSDAPPKARGFRSIPFLMPIHRQTTMNSPCSELYASLARHEAECGDGAKLSFMMGFTLADVNQCRPSLYGFGADQQKLDRALDAMLEEILDCEAEFHAALPSADEAVAEALRQPEGVTVLADVQDNAGGGGTSDTIWVLESLLKAKAKDAVVGLMFDPEAAKAAHAAGLGADIEIPLGGKGMPGHAPLVRSFRVAGLHDGVFRLKGPMMAGSDQNLGKMAWLVCDGVGVVVTSVRTWYVERESFAITGAVPEEHRIVSVKSTNHYRADFTELSSRIIELGAPGAVTLDPSKLSYKNLQPGTRLYGTGPAFQPAKV
- a CDS encoding alpha/beta fold hydrolase yields the protein MKLARMGDHAAAIGVVAGIAATQSQAAERSGFVERDGYRLNFSVEGEGDIRLLIIGSIPYYQRTFAPELRKKMQIAFIDHRGFVEAPAGQTVDDVKLAKVLGDIEALRTEIGWEAPIVLGHSGHGFMAIEYAKLHADNVSGVVLMNHGPSNSEEDRAVTERNWSELVAPARQAIEAGQMAQLGMRIEKNPQDRFLLFTLAMGARSWADASYDARPLWEGVPINLPAIDQMWGIEFAELNIAAGLGSFDRPVLMLAGKWDYLVPALSTWDRVRGDFRDLTVRVFANSGHTPMLEEPEAFEQVLFSWISEKVGN